In Magnetococcales bacterium, the sequence CCTGGAATTTTTGATGGCCCAGGGTTTGGTGCATCGTCTGGCCAGTTTGAATGCCTATGTGGCCTGCCGACATCCGGGAGCCGACCACGGTGCCCATTTTCTGGTATGTCGGCATTGTGCCACGGTTGCCGAAATGAGCAGTGCGGCGGTCTGGCACTCCATCCAGGAAAAAGCCGCCATGGCGGAATTTACGGTGGCCACACTGCTGGTCGAGGTGGCCGGGGTGTGTCGGCATTGTCGAGAACCTGTGGGACAGACCCCATGAACAAGGATGCATCGCCCCTGGTAACCGCCTCGGGTGTGGTCCTGACCATGGGCGGCGTGCGGGTTCTCTCCAGCGTGGAAATGAGCGTTTTGCCCGGGGAGATTGTGACGCTCATCGGTCCCAACGGGGCAGGCAAGACC encodes:
- a CDS encoding transcriptional repressor gives rise to the protein MGLLPVFLERDHDHERCLQKTLQDAERICRERRLRLTPQRQRVLAIIASSHKAVGAYDILEMMTPGGPLPAPVTVYRALEFLMAQGLVHRLASLNAYVACRHPGADHGAHFLVCRHCATVAEMSSAAVWHSIQEKAAMAEFTVATLLVEVAGVCRHCREPVGQTP